gttggggttggggttgggtagggttggagaagatgatggcagggtgggggaggggttggggttggggtaggttgggttggagaagatgacggcggggtgggtgggggttaatagttgttaatttttattttttttggataaaaaaaatgtcacgtgtcatcaaattattgatcatttttttctattcaagtcattatttgataattatttttgatatatatatatatatgtcacgtgtctttatttaattcgcTGCTTTTGACACGTCAGgcgagtgtattacacatacttaatatattttggtgattgtcaaaaaaatgtcaagatgacacattcgacccttacttgagatgtctaaaatgaacatctactGGTGTAGATTTCTAAGTGAAAATTTGTGTCAACTTTAGGGGACCACTGATGGTTTCGCCTAAAAAGAATTAGAGTTGGGTCgactttaatttgatgggaCGTACTAAGGGTTGTCTCAATATTGGAATATAGGAGATTTTAACTTACTTCCTTATCTAACAAGTATGTACTCTCCAAAATGTACTAACCTTAATgtcatttttagcatttagcATGATTTATTATACGATAACGATAGTTGATAAGAAAATTATTAATAAGATAAATAGCCAGAAGCAGATTAATGATGTCTAAATCATGTACGTCGATATTACACATATATTACGTGTCTCGTAAATGTTTCCATGTACCCTGAAATTCGCATTGACACTAATACGGAGATGATTTACATTataggtaaaaaaaaatcatattcaaaatttgaactCGAGAATCTAGGTTTTCGAGTAATATGAATGTTTGGTTCAAAAGAAAAGGCAAAATGGTGTAAGGTTGTGAAAAATATGTAGCTCTAATAATAATGGTCGAGGGTTTGGGAGAATAAATATTATGTTGAGATTAGGAAAACATAGAAAATTGATCATGAATTAATATTTCATGATGATTTTTtcatttgagaaaaaataaCGATAAAAGTCTTTATTCATAGATTAAAAATAGTTAAGTGAAACAAAATGTAGAAATAAAGAACCATAATTTTCATTTGCCTAGAAACATACTCAATTTTGGTGAGTAAagttatttaatacttataaatattttaataaaataatgaaatgataaaCAATTGcagatttatttattatttatttcttccTCCTTAAATGTTCTTTATGGTTACTCTTAGACCCTGTAAATAGTCTTACCCAACTTaagatattttaaatgatattgaTGTCAGTGAATGTACTTATGTGATTTTTTAAATGTACAAGGCTTTATTTTTGTTACTCTAtttattaattacttattttattttattttattgctaGAGGAAATTTGGAACTTTTACTTAATTGATGCCCATTTCGTTATCAATCATTGAATTGGATATGTGCCGACACTAACGTTTAACAAGTTTAATCCTCTCGTCATATTTGAAAACAAAAcaacaattatttatttttttattcaacgTTCGATATTGAAGATTTaactaaatttaaatttatcccTTACAAAGATCTAATTGAAGCCCACagctttcatagaatatatAGGGATTGAAAATAATGCATGGTCCTTATTTTTATTGCTTTCACACATTGATTTATGATTGGTCGAGGGAGAGGTGGGGAGGCATATCAATTTTGACTTTCAAACGGCTTTATTCATTTTGCgagttaaaaaatatttatacaatcaaattatttatatataagtaTAGTTTATAGCAAAATATAAGGATCGATATTATAATTTagcaagttatgatgatgatcttGCATTATCTAATTGTATTTTACATATTGAATGATCCGATAAAATATTCAGATTACAATGATATAATGTAGGTGGTTCGTTATCCCAACTCTGTATGTACAAATGAAATTATTGTAGGTAATTTGTTAtcacaaattaaattatgttgaTTAAAAATCTTTATATTATGATTGGTACATAATTTAAATCCTTATCCTTCTAGCATAAAGATTGAGAAGAAATTTTCCTTGGAAATATCCTTTACTACTCAGAGTAATTGGAGGCTTACTTGTCATCCTAAATGTGCAAGTGGATAACACGAGAAAATTGCAACTTATTATcgtataattttaaatataaaatattgagTTGATCTAATCTAATTTAGCTTCAAAAATGAATCAACTgacttttgaaaaaagaaaaatgacaaCAAATTCGCGACAAAGGGAGTAAAAGtttatatacaaattaaatctATATCATACATTCATTGACTTAGTATAAATATCATATTCAGATAATTCAGTTTTTACTGAATTACTAGACGTTCATGTAAAGTACTCGATATAACTTTTGTTCAAATTTTGTATACTTGTAAACAGTGGCGGAGCCAGAATTTTGATTAAGAggttttaaaatttgaagaagtagacacatgaactagtcgaagggggttcgacatttactatatatacataaaaaaattattttagtaatgtataaataatataatttcccGTCAAAGGGGATTCGGAGGAACCCCTAACCATAACGTAGCTCCGCCACTGCTCCTATATAATCAGAGGTATTTGACTGTGAaccttttcttttgttgttACATGTATtaacttaaaatttttataaaataattaataaattttaaattctaaattcgtttTCCTCGTTTGTACGGAGGATGAGGGCACCCCTACGCTACAAGGACAGACCAAAGTCCACAGTTATTCATTTGTCTTTAAATGTGCAAGTGGACTAGCAAGTAGTACTCATAGTCTTTAAGACACTCTACACTTGTCCAATTTTTTCACAGAAGGAAAATTTATTGATATTTCTTGACATGAATTAAgtatttgaacttttttttaatcatgaGTACTCAATTCATTTGATTTTTACTATTCATAACATGTCTTTTGAACTTTATATGTGTGTATTTGAGACTATATCTACTAGTCGAATTGAACCTCAACTTATAATTTCAAATTCACACTAAATAAATTTCACATTAGAAcgtaaaaaatgattaaaagggTTGTCCGATGTACTAAAGCTTTCGCTATGTGCGGGGTTCGGAAAAGGGCTTGACCACAAGGGActattgtacgcaaccttaccttgcatttctgccagaggcggttttcaaggcttgaatccgtgacctcctggtcacatggcatcaactttaccagttactccaagttTCCCCttctaaaaagtaaaaaatgatTCATAACAAAAATGATTTTGTATCCAAGAATCGACAAAAACTTCTAactaaaaacttttaaaaaaaatacttattgcTCCACGATAGCTTTTGTCGATTGAGAAAAATAAGTTTAGTAAGAAATGTCGTTTCATTAGGTAAATGTAAACAAAACAAGCAAAACGACAAAGCTAGGATGTCCAAattccttttatatatatatatatatataatatatatcattttattttattttttatcacctATCATCATTAATATACACACGACCACGAAAATATGTCGGCAGAGGACTATTATAGTCCACAAGATACTTTTATTCCTTCTTGTTGTAATTTCATGAACCTTATGGGGTTTTAATGTCATTTCATGAACTATAAGTTCTATGTATAGTTGAATTACATTCCCTACACATTGACCCACACGTTTATAAATGTGAGAGAAACGTCCCTtactatttttttgttttgtttctttttgtGTTGGTTCTTGAAATAGACTTTTCTCATTAATCAATTATCTTCTGTCCACTTGAAGAAATCAATCAAttgattttttcaaaaagacaaaaaaataagactaaTATTATAGTAGGgttaaataaaattagaattatacaataacaacatattcagtGAAATTTTACTACGTGGAGTAAAGAAAGAATAAGTATACACGGATCTTATCACTACCTCATGAAAGTAGAGAATTTTTTAAATCACTATGTACATGTATATtaaaattcaaaagaaaagtaCATATGACATAAGAATAACTTGTCCAAAATTAGCTATAAATATCATCGTTAGTCGATTGATAAATAAGTCGTCGCTAGTAAAATTTTCTAATTATATGGTTCTAGTTCATTGTAATTGAGACTCACTTGGTTGTTCAACACGGATATAATTGAGAGAAAAATGATTGATATTGTAATTTGTTGACCAATTAAGAGTTGAATTTTACTTTCttaacatatattttattttatagactTATGTGCCAAACTTTTTTGTCCATGACATGGAGAAGACTACGTATATGATGACTTTTGTTTCTAACATTGTTAATTGATTGAAATACTCACGTATTATTTTTCGATTTTTTCATCATTCTATTCTAATATTAAGTAAATTtagcttctttttttatttctcttatggCTAATTTTATTTCTTCGTTGCAAGGATCATATTAATATAGAGGTtgtattgtaaaaaaaaaagaaggaagatTTTACCGTTGTCACCTAGTTCTTATAATAATACATATTAGTAATAAACTATGGTTTAATGATAAAAGAGCATATAAATTGGTTTAAATATCAGGTGTCGATAAGTATTTACACTATCTCATTCGGTCACATTTACTAGGTGAAGGTAGTATTATATTTCAATTTACATTTTGCATAACCATTGTCCCCGCAATTTTTTCTAACAATCACTTGAATTTTTTATCTACAACACAATATTTAGAGTTTAATGATATTGATGAGTCGGGAGTCTCCCTCATAATAAGTGTGAGCTCGATTCTCGCTACCCCCTTCTTCTTCCCCTCTAGCGGTACCCtatgtaataaaaaaataataaggaaAATGTTTAacataaaaaaggaaaaggaaaagagatGTTGTAATTCCCCCTACTAAATATCAATATCACAATCTTCATTTATTTTGGTATATGTTGGTGAGGGGATTGGATGAAAAAGGAATATGAACAAATCCAAGTACACAAAAGGCCCACCCACATGCAATGGATTAATAAGTCATTAATCTCAGTGGCTATCATCTTTTTAACgtatttcttttcttaagtCAATTTCGacttttttgaaagaaaaaagaaaagacaaaagtATTTTCAGTTGCCAAGATCTCACATATCACAATCACTTATGTACTGTTTTTTTCCCCTATTTGCTCTTGATAAATTCCATGAGATGTAAAAATGGAGGAAAGCAAAGACAAGGTTGAGATGGTtcagacatgtgaagaagagaTGTACAGATGCCTCAATGAAGAAGTTGGATATGATGGGTTTGAGAAGAGGTAGAGGAAGACCAAAGAAGTATAAGAGACAGGTGATTACAGGAGGACATGGCGCATATGTAGCTTATCTAAGACATGACCCTAATAGGAGGATATGAAGGTCAAGTATTAGGGTAAAATATTAGTAGGTAGTTTATAGTCGAGTATTGTCTAGTTTCTCTTAtcagtattattattatgactCTCTCACTATCCTAATATTACTTCATGTTGATTTCTCGCTTCTTCGATATTCGTAATATTTGTTGTTAATGTTCTTTTCTACATTATATCATGACTTTTATACTACTATATTTCCTTGTTATATTGTTTGATATCCTTTATCTGAGCTGATGATATGTCGAGAACAAGCTATCTATCTTCACAAGATAGGAGTAAAACATACACACCACCTCGTCAGATTCTACTCGTGAAATTTCACTAAATATGTTgttgtgttatttattttataaagaagACTGGAAGGAAAATCAACAATGGGCTATAATGTCTAACGCGTACACCAACGAATTGGCCCATGAAGCTAATTACAGGCCCAACCCAAAGTAGAAATACAAGGTGTGGATTGGGCCTGTGTGTCACAATAGGAGGTCCAAACATAATACTCTTGAGAGATTACATATACATGTTTGCTGAATCATTGTGGAAATGAAAGTATTGTTTATTGTTGAATTGTTGGATATTGAAATTTAATGAAAAACTGAGGACTTTAAAAGTAACCATGCAAAATtgcaaatagtcatttcatgtTTATGATAGGTGTATGCAAATTTGTGCTCACCTTGATCAATCAAGCGAAAAATCTGTTAGACAACTAGCACAGATATCAGGTAAATCTGTCAGACAAAGTTAAACAATAGGCTCATAGTAAATGTTGTAGCTGAAGGTTCGAACTTGAGATCTTTATATTGTTACCCTTATGCCTCAACTACTCAGTCATCCTCTTGGAGACACATCTCCTGTTTTTCATTTACTTTCTTTCAAATACTAAGAGGAGAGAATATCCTGAAGAACAGAAGGATTGAGGAAGAATCAAACCTCAGAAAAGTGAAGTTCAAGATCTATTCAAACATCAAGGCTGCACTCTTACCATTGAACCAAAGTCCTCGGGGCTATTACATTGTAAGAATCATGTAGAGGGTTTTATCTATTTTACAACAGCAGCATTACCTAGAGCGATTTAACTTATCATGAGGTTTTACAATTATGATTCAGTAACAAGGACTTGCATAAAAATGTGAGAAATGGAACTTTACATACTATAATTGGATGGAGTAGCTGCCATGGCTAAAGCTCGAGTAGAGCGTACTTTAGATTAATGAAGTTCAGGCTGCATTTCTCCTCAGCAACAAGATCCTTCACCGGCCAAGGAACCCGTCTTCACTCTTTGTTATCAACAATCTCTGGAAGGCTTTTCAGTGCCTGTGATGTAAAAAGAGATTAATACCAACAGgggagagagaaaaaataatgaaatggtGATTGACCAATGATTCTTGCTGCTGACCTGATACAAGTACCAGGAAACAAAGGCATCTGTAGCAGCATAATGTAGTTGGTCCCTGGATAACACATTAGCCTCCCAATTCCCCAACCTGATTTTACTTGGCTTAGGGAGCTGCAATAAATAGAAAATCACAATTGAATCTCACACTTAATTGGAAGAAAAGAACAACTAGAAAGATCTGGAGTGCAGCACAACATAGTGAATGTAGTAATTAGACAAATTCTCTGTCCAGCAAGATTTTACAATCACTTCAAGATTCACAAGCTTCCAAATTCAGAAGAACTAAAGGTTGATCAAAAATGTTGGGTCGTGAAAAGGGATGAAAAGGATTGGGAAAAGGAGGAGTAAAGCAACACCGTAAGGTCCTCCGTGATAACATTCAAGGTATACAGCCAGTAGGCGTTTGGCACATAGAGGAGTGAAGCGTATCAGTGAGCTTATCTATGAGGAGACTCGTGGGGTGCTCAAGAACTTCTTGGAGAATGTAATTCCTGATGCTGTTACTTACACTGAGCATGCTAAGAGAAAGACGGTGACTGCTATGGGTGTTATGCATGCCTCAAGAGACAAAGCAGGACTTTGGATGGTTTTGGGGGTTGAGGGGAGATTTGGTTCAGACTTTTGTTTGTCTGCAACAGTCTCTACCAAGAAAAGCACAACACCGGTTCTTTTGTGATTTGGGATTTGGTGGAATCTTGTTTTAGAACTTCCGAATTTTGCTCCAATTCAGTGAATACTACTGGCTGattcagtttcaaaaaaaaaaaagactttacATTCTAATATTATGTCCAGTAGATGAGGTAGCATTTTTAATTGGtcactttttaaaaaagttgcaagtttgaatttctttttacATACCTTAACAAGTCAACTAAGAAAAATCAGTCTATTGATATGAAACTAATTGGGACAGGCAAGAAAATAGTCCCGGATTACCCCTCTGTCCCCTCCCAAAAGCGGAAAGGAAATGCACAAAATAAAGAAACAGAATATAAACGGTTGAATCAGAAACCAAAAGACCTGCTTGGCAAGAAGCTTCTCAGTTAGTGATGCTAGACTCCACTTCTTGGGATCGTCAAGCTTTTTGTTGGCAAGTTCAGAAAGATCTTCCAAAGCCTTTACAGCTACATTGTGATCTTGGAGAACTTTGTAAGCATCATTTGAAATGCAAACACCCACCTAGGTTTGTTCAAAAACTATAAAGTTAAGAAGCCATGTCCTATTATAATTCATTGTTTGATAAATGTTCCAGAAAAAGTGAACAAAGTGCCAACCTTCACAATAGTTGGATCCTCAAGAAGAGATTGCAGAGTTTGAGGGATTCCAGAGTGGATAATATGCAAAACATAACAATTACCCTTGTCACCACATATCTGCATAACAGCAGCCTTCCCAGGTGGCACACCTGAAGAGAACACCTATTATTCTGTAATCACTATAACTTACAACATTCCATTTAACACAAGGGAAATGAAGCAGAAATCCAATTAATTACGCAAGTGATAACTAAAACAAAAGGCAACCTCTCAATCATATATTTAAGGAGAAACAATAATAGAGAAAAAAAGTCTTAATCACCGTAAGTACATAAAGAAACTTTTGGTAGACATATCTAATTAATCTGTCAATCGTCAGCATATTCTGGATGTACTTTTCATGACTTTTGTCTATACACTCTCATTGCTCCAAGCAAACAACTGCAGATAAAGTTATATGGTATTGGAGATTCATATATCCAACCCCAACTAACTTGAGATTGAAGAATAGcagtggttgttgttgttgaagacAACACCACATCTAGTAAGTTCCACAAAATCAAGtatacaacaaaaacaacaacaaaataaccaaTGTAGTCTCACAAAGTGGAATCTAGAGAGGGTAGAGAGTAtacagaccttacccctacctcaaaggtagagaggttgttttagATAGACCTCTGctcaagaaaaacaaaataatccAAAGCCTTCCAGAAAAATTCACCAGGTGTCACAACACTATATAACTTTTTGACCTAGTgggatgtttttttttttggaaaggagggatgcaacacgatgATTTCTCAAGGCTCACTCATCCTATTACTATTGGAATTCTGATGGGAACCAGTGTGTTAGTGTTGGTATGATCACATCCACCTAGTGAGATGGTACTTCAATAAATGTCACATTTTCTAACAACATGCCATTTAAACACCCCCTCAAATGAAACTTAGTATAGTGAAAagttaaagaaagaaaataaatttgaaagCTAGTACACATTGAAAGACTGATAGAACTATTCAAGAATTCCCCTTATAGTTTGCAAAATTCAGTAGTGAACTGACCTCTTCTAAAAGTGGGCTTCCATTCAATGTCAAATCCAAGAGCAACATgcccttctttccttttcttttcctcaACAAACTTTAACATCTCTACTGCAGATTTCTCCACCTCTTTAATAGTTCTGCTGTATATAACACGTCCTTTAAAAGCCATTTCCGGGTATTGCATCACTAACTTGGCTGctacaaaaaaaaggaaaaatcttTTTTCCTGAATAACAATTTACTACAATCTGACAAACAGATAGGAGAAATAGTCACCTTGATTAGAAGAACGATACGAATAACTACACTTAGACCGATTTCTAGTGCAAGGAGATAACAACGAAGAATTAGAAGCTTCATTTTGttgatgataaaaaaaaagtgattCCGGCAATCTCCGGCGATTTTTACGATGAGATTCGTCGCCGGCGGCGGCAACATCTGCGGAATCGTTTCTTCTCTTAGTAGCTGATTGAAATGCAGCATCGATTTCTTGGAGTTCTTCTTCTGTAAAAGGTCGATCCCAATCGTCTGATTCGCCGGAGATCTGAGTTTCCATTTTCGCtaaaagagggaaaaaatgatatttttttacaGCTAAAATAGCGGGTATTTTTGAgctttgattttttatttttttttaattgtattttACTCCCTTGTTGTTTTATTATGGTTTGATTGACCCACAATATATTCGAAAATTGCACTTACTTCCCACAACCTCTAGTCATCTAGTATGAGGAATCCTAAATTATTATGAAAATGAAACAAGTCCAAATAAAATACAAACATGTTGGAGATTCATATAGTCGATCTCTATTAATTTGGAATGAATGATAATTATTGTAGTGCATTTATTCGTCATTTATGTTCTATAGCTAATACttgattattttttgtatttttctatcaAAAAATAGCATCGTTGTTAAGTTATAACTTGCTGTCATTTTAACTTAATTCTCCAACTTATAAATCGAAATGCAATTGAATATCGCTCATTCTACGATATGCAATTGTAAATgttttattaaaaagaaaatgtaaTCTCCTAGGCCCTAGCAGCGGGAATTAATTAAGTTTTACATGATGCATTAATGACAATTTAAGTGAATTTAGTGGTGGTTACGTGTATTACAGATAATTTAGATGAATTTAGTGCCGGTTTGCACTATCCCTTTTTagatattattaatttatagttCAGATGAATTTATCGATCTATAGGACAATTAAGTGTTAACCACATCATACATATAATTCTTTCCCCATTTAagatatataataattatattacgCATCAATCTCAAATAAGTTGAGGTTAGCTATATAAATTTTCACTAACTACATAGCTCTATTTAAGCTCGTATCAAAACAGTCCCTAACAAGCGATCGGCTCTTGGTTGAGCATGATAAATCACCTCCTATTAATCTATTACCAATCCACTTTCCGCCATCATATCCATCAATAAATGAAGAATCGCGAATGATCAATATTATACaaacatataaatattaattattgtatGTCAAATTATGTATGACATACCCATTAATACATTTGAGACAACAAACATTTGTTGAATCACACACATAATTACTAAATTAATATTTCCAACATAACAAAGAAGAAAGGAAATTAATAAAATCACTTATTGTGGGCTACTAGATGCAACAACTTTAAGAATATCTAAAGGAATATGAATAAATTTAACCAAAACATTATGTGCATTAGCAACGTCAGCAATATGATTATCAACATAATCATCAACATCAACCGAATTAGCGGTACGCATTGCCTTAAGACGAGGGTAACACACTTCGAAATCCGTTATCGCGATCGTATAATAATTAATTGCATCGTTAAACGCGCCATTAACGGTAGAATCGACCGCGTCATCGATTAGCTCGATAGCCGGTATGAAATGATCGTTACAATCACTTAAGGCTTGTTGTGTATCGGATGATAGTTGGTCACTATTGTTAAGGAGCTTCATGCGGACCGTTGTCGACACATTGGTCGCCTCCTGCTCGATTTTTTTAAGCGCCAGAAAGCCGATTGTTTTTAAATCGGCTTTCTGGAGCGAATCAAGGTCGTCTTTAGACCTGTCTGTTTGAATCCAAGAAATGCATTCATTATTATTGTTACATGCTTTGGCAAGATTTGGAGGAACAATATTtaagggttgaggttgaattCTTCCTTTGACAATAGGTAATTGAAGAGTTAAGCAAAAGAAAAAGGCTAAAGGGATTAATTTGATAAGAAAAGAATTTGACCTCCTTGACATAGAAAAGGAGATCAAAGCCataattagttttatttttaaaaactttttttttcctctttttttcccCAAATTTACTTGAGTATTATCATTGTccttttcttgttttctttcttttatatggAAATTTTATTGATAGTTGAAAAAGATTGGTAGAGATAAATGATCTCTCTACCACCCTTTATGAAGAGAGGTgggtttaattaattttattttcgtGTTATAAAAATGAACTAAAATTGAGGGATTGTATTTTATCCTTGTAATGACCATTAATTTTTAAGATAATTTTCttgagggaaaaaaagaaaagctaAATCATTCTTAAGATCTTGTTTTGTTGTAACGCTTGATCTTCATTTTCAATAACTTCAAGGTCTATGGTTCTTATAGTGTTAAGAAAATATggtaacaataatataaaaatcataattcagtGGAATTTGGAGATGATGTGTACACAAATCTTATTCCTATATTTTGAAGGTGGAAAAGTTGTTCTCTAcagaccctcgactcaagtaACATATTTTCAAGCTAGTATATGGTGCAATGACAAAATGATAGTGCATGATTACTCCACCAATGTGAGCATTTGACACACTTTCTTGTATTATTGTGTCTTGTATTATTGTGTTGTATAAGTGAACTGGCACACACCTCAACTATTCTCTATTACCTTTGAGTAGTAGAGATATAGATTAAAATTCTATCCACTAGTACTTggacaaatgaaaaaaaatcactcTAAACAATTTTTGTCTATGCTTTGGATTGGATTCAAATATTGGTCTCATCATGATTTtcacccacttcattgaccaatatgtgtttaagccaTAATCCAAAAGTCTCCAAGAAAATGGACTTTGATAATTGTGATACAAAATGCAATAAGCCCAAGTATAGTCATTAGTTTTGTAACCAAATGTAACATCATTCTACATTTTAAATGTCATAGGCACCTTTACAACTATAATGGCAACaaccaaaatctcaaaaaaaggTACAAAAACATACTATTGAGCTACCTAAACAATAATAACTTAACTCTGAACAAGTTTCCCAAGAGGAAAAATATGGAACTCCAGAGATTGATGAGAAAATTTATTTCCCAAGTGCACATTAGTACCAATATTGGAACTTTCCCATGTGAATGGAGCAGCGGGACGAAGAGCCTAAGATAAATTTCTTGAACTTCAACATGTCTGGTCCAATAAAACCATAAGAACAATCACTCGTTGACAAATTCCATATTATTCGGGGACAAAGGATAGCAAGAAACACGGATACTCAGTATCAGCATTTGGATACTACAAGATATCAAGGTGGAATAAG
This DNA window, taken from Solanum dulcamara chromosome 3, daSolDulc1.2, whole genome shotgun sequence, encodes the following:
- the LOC129883298 gene encoding 3'-5' exonuclease isoform X2 gives rise to the protein METQISGESDDWDRPFTEEELQEIDAAFQSATKRRNDSADVAAAGDESHRKNRRRLPESLFFYHQQNEASNSSLLSPCTRNRSKCSYSYRSSNQAKLVMQYPEMAFKGRVIYSRTIKEVEKSAVEMLKFVEEKKRKEGHVALGFDIEWKPTFRRGVPPGKAAVMQICGDKGNCYVLHIIHSGIPQTLQSLLEDPTIVKVGVCISNDAYKVLQDHNVAVKALEDLSELANKKLDDPKKWSLASLTEKLLAKQLPKPSKIRLGNWEANVLSRDQLHYAATDAFVSWYLYQALKSLPEIVDNKE
- the LOC129883298 gene encoding 3'-5' exonuclease isoform X1, which codes for METQISGESDDWDRPFTEEELQEIDAAFQSATKRRNDSADVAAAGDESHRKNRRRLPESLFFYHQQNEASNSSLLSPCTRNRSKCSYSYRSSNQAAKLVMQYPEMAFKGRVIYSRTIKEVEKSAVEMLKFVEEKKRKEGHVALGFDIEWKPTFRRGVPPGKAAVMQICGDKGNCYVLHIIHSGIPQTLQSLLEDPTIVKVGVCISNDAYKVLQDHNVAVKALEDLSELANKKLDDPKKWSLASLTEKLLAKQLPKPSKIRLGNWEANVLSRDQLHYAATDAFVSWYLYQALKSLPEIVDNKE